From the Methanobacterium sp. BAmetb5 genome, the window AAGTATATACAGTTCCATAAGTGAGATGGCCAACTGGTTGGAGTTCCAGATAGCCGATACAGGCTACTATGAAGGCGTGCAAATTGTTTCTAAAAAGGAGTTAGATGAAACACGCACCCCACAGATAAATATTTCTGACCCCACTGAATCGGCCATGTATGGTTCAGAATATGGTCTAGGCTGGTTTATCCATCCTGAAGATGAAAATCTTCCATATTATATAAGCCACCCCGGAGATAGCACGGATTTCCATGCCCAAATTACAATTTATCCATCACAGAATTTGGGCATAGTAATATTGACCAATGGAGGAGTATATGCCAACAATTTCAGAAGTATCTTAGATTCTAAATTCAGGCAGTTATTAATTGGTAATGAAGATTTTGATCCATGGCCTGCTACTAAAAATGCACTTGACGCTGTATGGAAACCCGAGTCTCCCTCACCACCTTTAGTGGGTTCAACACTAAATTTAACTGGTTATGTTGGTGTTTATTCCAACATGGTCTGTGGAAACATAACTATCACATCATCAAACGACACTTTGATCTGTAATTATGGAACCAATAACCAAAACTTTAATTTAGAGCATTTCAATGGTGATGTGTTTAATGAACCGTACAACGATTTTACATTTAACTTCACCGACATTTCCAATGATAAGACTAATAAATTAGCAGTTTCACTGCCGGACTATACCACTTATCCATCTAACAGTACAACAACATTCAACCGTACCAATAGCACCTGAAACTCTCCTATTTTCTCTATTGTGAAGTTAGAATAAGGTTATGTATCGAAATTTAATGAGGGATTTAATGGAAAATGCAAAAGAAAATATTTCAACAGTTAAAAAATCCATTATTTGTTTTGTGCTACTTACTTTTGCCATTAGTGGTGTTATCTGGTTTTTAATGGTTAGTACTGGAATGACATTTGCCTATAACCTATTATTAATGTGGACCCCGGGAATTGCCGCCATAGTTACTGCTTTAATATTTTTCAGGAGTATTAAGGGTTTTGGATGGGGACCGGGGAAAATTAAATATTTGGCTCTGGGTATTGTCCTGCCGGTATTGTTGAGTATCTGTACCTATGGATTGTTCTGGCTAATAGGAGGGGGTCTTGGAACTTATACTGGAAAATTTGGAAATTTATTAATCTTCAGTATTATAGTCAGTATATTCTTAGGATTGGGTGAGGAGATTGGTTGGAGAGGTTTTCTGGTACCTCAACTTGCTAAATTAACCAATTCATTTACGGAAATAGGATTTCTCAGCGGTATAATATGGGCGCTCTGGCATTTCCCAG encodes:
- a CDS encoding CPBP family intramembrane glutamic endopeptidase is translated as MENAKENISTVKKSIICFVLLTFAISGVIWFLMVSTGMTFAYNLLLMWTPGIAAIVTALIFFRSIKGFGWGPGKIKYLALGIVLPVLLSICTYGLFWLIGGGLGTYTGKFGNLLIFSIIVSIFLGLGEEIGWRGFLVPQLAKLTNSFTEIGFLSGIIWALWHFPVILMGSYVAEVPLWWSLPIFFVGNILFAFVLAWFRLKSGSIWPVVLWHGLDNNMIKVFTPLFAGGTSAYYVGESGIITIIPMLILVIILWYYRDRLPDLRIIKTDKPAG